The Girardinichthys multiradiatus isolate DD_20200921_A chromosome 24, DD_fGirMul_XY1, whole genome shotgun sequence genome has a window encoding:
- the dnajc27 gene encoding dnaJ homolog subfamily C member 27, with protein sequence METTTTKRRDNKKSLRVKVISLGNAEVGKSCIIKRYCEKRFVPKYLATIGIDYGVTKVQVRDREIKVNIFDMAGHPFFYEVRNEFYKDSQGVLLVYDVGLRESFDALDSWLGEMKQEMGSQANMDSIVFIVCANKVDLTKRRVVDEGEGRLWAESRGFHYFETSAQSGEGINEMFQAFFSSITDMCENGGKRPVSEVSVGFTKEQADTIRRIRNSKDSWDMLGVKPGATREEVNKAYRKLAVLLHPDKCVAPGSEDSFKAVVNARTSLLKNIK encoded by the exons ATGGAAACAACGACGACGAAAAGACGAGACAACAAGAAGTCTCTTCGGGTAAAAGTCATCAGCCTGGGCAACGCTGAGGTGGGAAAG AGCTGCATCATCAAGCGTTACTGTGAGAAGAGGTTCGTTCCAAAGTACCTGGCAACAATCGGCATCGACTACGGAGTCACAAA aGTTCAGGTCAGAGACAGAGAAATCAAGGTGAACATCTTCGACATGGCTGGACATCCCTTCTTCTATGAG GTCCGTAACGAGTTCTACAAGGACAGTCAGGGTGTGCTGCTGGTGTACGACGTGGGCCTCAGGGAGAGCTTCGACGCCCTGGACAGCTGGCTGGGAGAGATGAAACAGGAGATGGGCTCTCAGGCCAACATGGACAGCATCGTCTTCATCGTCTGCGCCAACAAG GTGGACCTGACGAAACGGCGGGTGGTGGACGAAGGTGAGGGTCGTCTGTGGGCGGAGTCCAGAGGGTTTCATTACTTTGAGACGTCGGCACAGAGCGGCGAGGGCATCAACGAGATGTTCCAG GCGTTCTTCTCCTCCATCACAGACATGTGTGAGAACGGCGGGAAGCGGCCGGTGTCAGAGGTCAGCGTGGGCTTCACAAAGGAGCAGGCCGACACCATTCGACGCATCCGCAACAGCAAAGACTCCTGGGATATGTTGGGGGTGAAGCCTGGCGCCACGCG AGAGGAAGTGAACAAGGCGTACAGGAAGCTGGCCGTCCTGCTGCACCCAGATAAATGTGTGGCCCCCGGCAGCGAAGACTCCTTCAAGGCGGTGGTGAACGCGCGCacgtccctgctgaagaacatTAAATAA